A window of the Nibribacter ruber genome harbors these coding sequences:
- a CDS encoding glutathione peroxidase produces MFNLLYILSFLFLGACATPSAPVSGTSTTEKTTMEQAAAKSIYDIPLTTIDGKPTSLDKFKGKKLLIVNVASECGYTPQYADLEKLHKLHGDKVVVLGFPANNFGGQEKGTNEEIAQFCQKNFGVTFPMFSKASVKGDDMQPLYKWLTDKSVNGTNDQAPSWNFCKYLIDEKGHLVKFYPSKVSPLSEELLRDING; encoded by the coding sequence ATGTTCAACCTATTGTACATATTATCCTTTTTGTTTCTGGGGGCCTGCGCCACGCCAAGCGCACCGGTGTCCGGGACGTCCACCACTGAAAAAACGACTATGGAACAAGCCGCTGCCAAATCCATTTATGACATTCCCTTGACCACCATTGACGGTAAGCCTACCTCTCTGGATAAGTTCAAAGGCAAAAAGCTCCTGATTGTGAACGTGGCCTCTGAGTGCGGGTACACGCCGCAATACGCAGACCTGGAGAAGCTACACAAACTGCACGGTGACAAAGTAGTGGTATTGGGTTTCCCGGCCAATAACTTTGGCGGTCAGGAAAAAGGGACTAACGAAGAAATTGCCCAGTTCTGTCAGAAGAACTTCGGGGTGACGTTCCCAATGTTCTCTAAAGCCTCTGTGAAAGGCGATGACATGCAACCGCTCTACAAGTGGTTGACTGACAAAAGCGTGAACGGTACTAATGACCAGGCGCCTAGCTGGAACTTCTGCAAGTACTTGATTGACGAGAAAGGCCATTTAGTGAAATTCTATCCTTCTAAAGTGTCTCCGTTGAGCGAAGAGTTGCTCAGAGACATCAACGGCTAA
- a CDS encoding polyprenol monophosphomannose synthase, with protein sequence MKESVVVIPTYNEIENIVAIVRKVFSLPHPFHVLIVDDGSPDGTAEAVMHLQAEYPDRLFLEQRKGKLGLGTAYIHGFKYALKAGYQYIFEMDADFSHNPDDLIALHDACAVDGFDMAIGSRYSSGVNVVNWPMSRVLLSYFASRYVRLVTGMPIHDATAGFKCYSRKVLETINLDRIRFIGYAFQIEMKFLTYKFGFKIKEVPIIFTDRAKGQSKMSKGIIKEAFLGVIQMKLDSYFRHFTR encoded by the coding sequence ATGAAAGAGTCTGTGGTAGTCATTCCTACCTACAATGAGATAGAGAATATTGTGGCCATCGTCCGGAAGGTATTTTCCCTGCCCCACCCTTTCCATGTCTTGATTGTAGACGATGGCTCTCCAGACGGTACCGCCGAAGCTGTGATGCACCTGCAGGCCGAGTACCCGGACAGGCTTTTTCTGGAGCAGCGCAAAGGCAAGCTGGGCTTGGGCACCGCCTACATTCATGGCTTTAAATACGCCCTCAAAGCCGGCTACCAGTACATCTTTGAGATGGACGCCGACTTTTCCCATAACCCCGATGATTTGATTGCCCTGCATGACGCCTGCGCTGTGGATGGGTTTGACATGGCCATCGGGAGCCGGTACAGCAGCGGCGTAAACGTGGTCAACTGGCCCATGAGCCGCGTGCTGCTTTCCTATTTTGCCAGCCGGTACGTGCGCCTGGTTACGGGCATGCCCATTCATGATGCCACCGCCGGGTTCAAGTGTTATTCCAGAAAGGTGCTGGAGACCATCAACCTGGACCGTATTCGGTTCATTGGCTATGCCTTCCAGATTGAGATGAAGTTCCTGACCTATAAGTTTGGATTTAAGATAAAGGAAGTGCCCATCATTTTCACAGACCGCGCCAAAGGCCAGTCCAAGATGAGCAAAGGCATTATCAAGGAGGCGTTCCTGGGCGTAATTCAAATGAAACTAGACAGTTACTTCAGGCATTTCACGCGCTAA
- a CDS encoding 1,4-dihydroxy-2-naphthoate polyprenyltransferase — protein MNSEKTGQKRPAVGTWVSAFRLRTLPLSLSCIGMGGFLAAADHLSRWPVLLLCVLTTLFLQILSNLANDYGDSQHGADSVDRQGPKRAVQAGHISASQMKAAIGVFSLLSLVSGIALLWIALGTEGIYLFLFFLLLGLASIWAAISYTNGKKPYGYAGLGDISVFFFFGWVGVMGTYFLQTQRFFSEMLLPASTLGFFSAAVLNVNNIRDIASDELAGKRSLPVRLGPTRARRYHWFLLVGGILCAVLFVLQREELSLWKWLFVAALPLVLYNGREVQRRQAAVELDPLLKQMAMSTLIFVLLFGVGLLLSR, from the coding sequence GTGAATTCTGAAAAAACAGGCCAAAAACGGCCTGCGGTGGGTACATGGGTGTCGGCGTTCAGATTACGGACGCTGCCCCTGTCTCTTTCCTGCATAGGCATGGGCGGATTTTTAGCGGCGGCAGACCATCTTTCCAGGTGGCCTGTTTTGTTGTTATGCGTGCTCACCACCTTGTTCCTGCAAATTTTATCCAACCTGGCCAATGACTACGGAGACAGCCAGCACGGCGCCGACAGCGTAGACCGCCAGGGACCGAAACGCGCCGTACAGGCAGGTCATATTTCGGCCTCTCAGATGAAAGCCGCCATTGGCGTGTTCAGTTTGCTGTCTTTGGTATCTGGCATTGCCTTGCTCTGGATAGCCCTGGGCACCGAAGGCATTTACCTGTTCCTCTTCTTCTTACTGCTAGGGTTAGCTTCCATCTGGGCAGCCATTAGTTACACCAACGGCAAGAAACCTTATGGCTACGCCGGTCTGGGTGATATATCGGTGTTCTTCTTCTTTGGCTGGGTGGGGGTGATGGGCACGTACTTTCTGCAAACCCAACGCTTTTTCTCTGAGATGCTGCTGCCCGCTTCTACGCTGGGTTTCTTTTCGGCGGCGGTCTTGAACGTGAACAACATACGGGACATTGCCTCAGATGAACTGGCCGGCAAGCGTTCCCTACCTGTGCGGCTGGGGCCAACCAGGGCTAGGCGCTACCATTGGTTTTTGTTGGTGGGCGGTATTCTGTGCGCGGTGTTGTTTGTTCTGCAGCGCGAAGAATTGTCTCTCTGGAAGTGGTTGTTTGTCGCCGCTCTTCCTCTTGTACTCTATAACGGCCGTGAAGTGCAGCGCCGGCAGGCTGCCGTAGAGTTAGACCCCTTGCTCAAGCAAATGGCTATGTCTACCCTGATCTTTGTGTTGCTGTTTGGGGTAGGGCTTCTATTAAGCAGATAA
- a CDS encoding TerC family protein — translation MIKTDILFWVGFNIFVLILLALDLFVFHRKTHVVKMKEALGWSLFWVALSLAFNVLIYYWKGPGPALEFLTAYLIEKSLSVDNLFVFILIFGYFKVEQQYQHKILFWGVLGALFFRAIFILVGVALLNKFHFIVYILGAFLMYTGFKMGTSGDQDDIDPEANPVVKFVSRYMPVTNRHFGSKFFVKIDKTVFATPLFLVLIMVETTDIVFAADSIPAILAISKDPFIVYTSNVFALLGLRALYFALAGIMQLFHYLHYGLSLILIFIGAKLILSNWFHINMVIALGVVAFILVGSVVLSLLFPKKDKQLPEIPQQEDQA, via the coding sequence ATGATAAAAACTGATATTCTTTTTTGGGTAGGATTTAACATCTTTGTTTTGATCTTGCTCGCGCTGGACCTGTTTGTGTTTCACCGCAAGACCCATGTGGTGAAGATGAAGGAGGCCCTGGGCTGGAGTTTGTTCTGGGTAGCCTTGTCTTTGGCGTTCAACGTTTTAATCTACTACTGGAAAGGCCCCGGCCCCGCGCTTGAGTTCCTGACCGCCTACCTGATTGAGAAGTCCCTGAGCGTTGATAACTTGTTTGTGTTCATCCTCATCTTCGGGTATTTTAAGGTAGAGCAGCAGTATCAGCACAAAATCCTCTTCTGGGGCGTTCTGGGTGCTTTGTTCTTTAGAGCCATCTTTATCTTGGTGGGTGTGGCCCTGCTCAACAAGTTTCACTTCATTGTCTATATTCTGGGCGCTTTCTTGATGTACACCGGCTTTAAAATGGGTACTTCGGGAGACCAGGATGACATTGACCCAGAGGCTAACCCCGTGGTGAAGTTTGTGAGCCGGTACATGCCCGTGACCAACCGCCATTTTGGTTCTAAGTTCTTCGTGAAGATAGACAAGACCGTTTTTGCCACGCCGCTGTTTCTGGTCTTGATTATGGTGGAAACCACAGACATTGTCTTCGCGGCAGACTCCATTCCGGCTATTCTGGCTATCTCCAAAGACCCGTTCATCGTATACACCTCTAACGTGTTTGCATTGCTGGGTCTGCGGGCCTTGTATTTTGCGCTGGCGGGTATCATGCAGCTGTTCCATTACCTGCACTACGGCCTTTCCCTCATCCTGATTTTCATTGGCGCCAAGCTGATTCTCTCCAACTGGTTCCATATCAATATGGTCATTGCCTTGGGTGTAGTAGCCTTCATTTTGGTAGGTTCCGTAGTGCTTTCGCTCCTATTCCCTAAAAAGGACAAACAACTCCCAGAAATACCTCAGCAAGAAGACCAAGCTTAG
- a CDS encoding D-glycero-alpha-D-manno-heptose-1,7-bisphosphate 7-phosphatase, whose amino-acid sequence MAKAVFLDRDGVLNVERGAYTFKVEDFEICAGVPRALTLLKEHGYYLIVITNQGGIAKGLYTKEDVVACHEKLQKASGGLLDALYMAPAHDAVSASLARKPNSLLLEKAMAKFNLDPAQCWMVGDQLRDMQAAQKVGVKGILVGEQHALDTYAMQVKDLAEAAHLILAQGQK is encoded by the coding sequence ATGGCCAAAGCGGTATTTTTAGACAGAGACGGAGTCCTGAACGTGGAAAGAGGAGCGTATACGTTTAAAGTGGAGGACTTTGAGATATGCGCCGGCGTGCCAAGGGCCCTGACTCTGTTAAAGGAACACGGCTACTACCTGATTGTCATCACCAACCAAGGCGGCATAGCCAAAGGACTTTACACCAAAGAAGACGTGGTGGCCTGCCATGAGAAACTGCAGAAAGCCAGTGGTGGTCTGTTAGATGCCTTGTACATGGCGCCGGCCCATGACGCCGTGTCTGCCTCCCTGGCCCGGAAACCAAACAGCCTGCTCCTGGAAAAAGCCATGGCAAAATTCAATCTGGATCCTGCCCAGTGCTGGATGGTGGGAGACCAGCTCAGAGACATGCAGGCCGCTCAGAAAGTGGGCGTGAAGGGGATACTGGTAGGGGAACAACATGCCCTAGATACATACGCCATGCAGGTGAAAGATTTGGCAGAAGCCGCCCATCTCATCTTGGCACAGGGACAAAAATAA
- the hemG gene encoding protoporphyrinogen oxidase, which yields MRVAIIGAGISGLALAYYLQKLGVRYDLFEAGEQVGGMLKSCQQGPYKFELGPSSLHLTPELEELLQELKLQEEKVTPPALEAHRYILKNGKYQKLPISPLGMLFHPFFDWRTKLRIARETQCEKKEVKEETLSHFFSRRFGQEVVDYLVKPMVAGFYAGDPDQLLLEKTFPFLQKLEQEHGSVLKGLVQAPEMKRRPVFTLKSGLASLSEAIASKLISLHLGQKIEMVHKLHGKYLLSIQNDVEGLSDEEFDAVVIALPAHPAADLLNYVAPGLSASLFNVTYAPMAVVHTAYRRADVKFPLNGFGALHPKRENTFTCGSVWTSSLFPHAVPDKEVLFTTFVGGMQWKEHLNLPRQEIMEKVHAELAALYGISAKEPVFQHYHRWAKALPQPDIFIQDVHTLAEALEEDQLYCCANWVAGPSVSDCISFAKNMAHKIKSQRPSF from the coding sequence ATGAGAGTAGCTATTATTGGAGCAGGCATATCTGGGTTGGCATTGGCTTATTACTTACAAAAGCTGGGGGTGCGCTATGACCTGTTTGAAGCGGGGGAACAGGTGGGCGGCATGCTCAAGAGTTGCCAGCAGGGTCCTTACAAATTTGAACTGGGGCCTTCTTCCTTACATCTCACGCCAGAGCTGGAAGAACTGTTGCAAGAGCTAAAACTGCAGGAAGAGAAAGTAACACCTCCCGCCTTAGAGGCACACCGCTACATCTTAAAGAATGGTAAATACCAGAAATTGCCTATTTCTCCACTGGGTATGCTGTTCCATCCTTTTTTTGACTGGCGCACCAAACTCAGGATTGCCCGTGAGACCCAGTGTGAGAAAAAGGAAGTGAAAGAAGAAACCCTCTCTCATTTCTTTTCCAGACGTTTTGGCCAGGAGGTGGTGGATTACCTGGTGAAGCCCATGGTGGCAGGCTTTTACGCCGGCGACCCAGACCAGCTGCTGCTGGAGAAAACCTTTCCCTTTCTTCAGAAGCTGGAGCAGGAACACGGCTCGGTCTTGAAAGGCTTGGTGCAGGCCCCTGAAATGAAACGCAGGCCCGTCTTCACGCTCAAATCTGGGCTGGCGTCTTTGTCTGAGGCCATTGCCTCTAAACTGATCTCCCTGCACCTGGGCCAGAAAATAGAGATGGTGCACAAACTTCACGGCAAGTACCTGCTCAGCATCCAGAACGATGTGGAGGGCCTAAGCGATGAAGAATTTGACGCCGTGGTCATTGCCTTGCCCGCCCATCCCGCCGCCGACTTGCTCAACTACGTAGCTCCCGGCCTGTCTGCTTCCTTGTTCAATGTGACCTACGCGCCCATGGCAGTGGTGCACACGGCCTATCGGCGGGCAGATGTGAAGTTTCCCTTGAACGGGTTTGGGGCGCTGCATCCTAAACGAGAGAACACGTTCACGTGTGGCTCTGTCTGGACCAGTTCCCTGTTTCCGCATGCTGTGCCAGACAAAGAAGTGTTGTTTACTACGTTTGTGGGCGGTATGCAATGGAAAGAGCACCTAAACCTGCCCAGGCAGGAGATCATGGAGAAGGTACACGCAGAGCTTGCGGCATTGTACGGCATCTCTGCTAAGGAACCCGTTTTCCAGCACTACCACCGTTGGGCCAAGGCACTTCCGCAGCCAGACATTTTCATCCAGGACGTGCATACTTTGGCAGAAGCATTGGAAGAAGACCAGTTGTACTGCTGCGCCAACTGGGTGGCCGGCCCCAGCGTGTCTGACTGTATCTCGTTCGCTAAAAACATGGCCCATAAAATTAAATCGCAGCGCCCCTCCTTCTAA
- the argS gene encoding arginine--tRNA ligase produces the protein MKNLESQIAQALSQALEHTFSHTLPAEQIALQPTRKEFAGTFTFVTFPLTKALGKGPEQIGQALGDYLQEHAPQVAGYNVVKGFLNLEIHDAVWLEMFAAQVAGISGVFGESGQKQKVVVEYSSPNTNKPLHLGHLRNNFLGYSVAEIMKGAGHEVVKANLVNDRGIHICKSMIAYEMFGNGETPETASMKGDHLVGKYYVKFDQEYKKQIDDLVAQGMDKEQAKKQAPLMLQAQEMLQKWEQGDAETIALWKLMNGWVYDGFDSTYRTIGVDFDKFYYESGTYMLGKDRVEEGLAKGVFFKKEDGSVWVDLTDQGLDEKLLLRADGTSVYITQDLGTAELKYEDFHYDQSIYVVADEQNYHFQVLKATLKKLGKPYADGIFHLSYGMVDLPSGKMKSREGTVVDADELVAEMIETARQKTNELGKIDGFSKEEAEQLYHTLAMGALKYFLLKVDPKKRMLFNPEESIDFKGHTGPFIQYTHARIAAILRKASELGISSETQDFAAIEVLHETERDALILLNTAGQVVEDAARNYAPSIVAQYAFDLAKAYNRFYTEVPIFQESNAQVLSFRIAFSRQVAKTLKQTMALLGIAVPDRM, from the coding sequence ATGAAAAACCTTGAATCACAGATAGCCCAGGCCTTGAGCCAGGCGTTGGAACATACCTTTTCTCACACTTTACCGGCAGAGCAGATTGCTTTGCAGCCTACCCGTAAGGAGTTTGCCGGCACTTTTACGTTTGTCACCTTCCCGTTGACCAAAGCCCTGGGCAAAGGCCCTGAACAGATAGGGCAGGCCCTGGGCGATTACCTGCAAGAACATGCCCCGCAGGTGGCTGGCTACAACGTGGTCAAAGGCTTCCTGAACCTGGAAATTCATGACGCGGTCTGGCTAGAGATGTTTGCGGCGCAGGTAGCTGGAATTTCTGGTGTTTTTGGGGAATCAGGCCAAAAACAGAAAGTGGTGGTGGAGTATTCTTCGCCTAATACCAACAAGCCTTTGCACCTGGGCCACTTGCGGAACAACTTTTTGGGGTACTCTGTGGCCGAAATCATGAAAGGCGCAGGCCATGAGGTAGTAAAAGCCAACCTGGTCAACGACCGCGGCATTCATATCTGCAAGTCCATGATTGCCTATGAGATGTTTGGCAACGGCGAGACCCCAGAAACTGCCAGCATGAAAGGCGATCACCTGGTGGGCAAGTACTACGTCAAGTTTGACCAGGAATACAAGAAACAGATAGATGACCTTGTAGCCCAGGGCATGGACAAGGAGCAAGCTAAAAAGCAGGCGCCTTTGATGCTGCAGGCCCAGGAGATGCTTCAGAAATGGGAGCAAGGCGATGCAGAGACCATTGCCCTCTGGAAGCTGATGAACGGCTGGGTATATGACGGCTTTGACAGTACCTACCGCACCATTGGAGTAGACTTTGACAAGTTCTACTATGAGTCGGGCACGTACATGCTGGGCAAAGACCGCGTGGAGGAAGGCTTGGCCAAGGGCGTGTTCTTTAAGAAAGAGGATGGTTCTGTCTGGGTAGACCTGACGGATCAAGGCTTAGACGAAAAACTCTTATTGAGAGCTGACGGCACCTCGGTGTACATCACCCAAGACCTGGGCACCGCTGAGCTTAAATATGAGGACTTTCATTATGATCAGTCTATCTACGTGGTGGCAGATGAGCAGAACTACCATTTCCAGGTATTGAAAGCTACGCTCAAGAAACTGGGCAAACCTTACGCAGACGGCATCTTCCACTTGTCTTACGGCATGGTGGATTTACCAAGCGGCAAGATGAAGTCCAGAGAAGGAACGGTAGTGGACGCAGATGAGTTGGTGGCCGAAATGATTGAAACCGCTCGTCAGAAGACCAATGAGTTGGGCAAGATTGACGGCTTCTCCAAAGAAGAGGCAGAGCAGTTGTACCACACCCTGGCCATGGGCGCATTAAAGTACTTCCTGCTAAAAGTAGATCCTAAGAAACGCATGCTCTTCAATCCAGAGGAGTCCATTGACTTTAAAGGCCACACGGGTCCGTTCATTCAGTACACGCACGCCCGTATTGCCGCCATTCTGCGCAAAGCAAGCGAACTGGGCATTTCTTCTGAGACTCAGGATTTTGCTGCAATAGAAGTGTTGCATGAAACCGAGCGCGACGCCTTGATCTTGTTGAATACGGCTGGCCAGGTGGTGGAAGATGCGGCTCGCAACTATGCCCCTTCCATAGTGGCTCAATACGCCTTTGATTTGGCAAAAGCGTATAACAGATTCTATACAGAGGTGCCCATTTTCCAGGAGAGCAATGCCCAGGTGTTAAGCTTTAGAATTGCCTTCTCCCGCCAGGTGGCCAAGACCTTGAAGCAGACCATGGCTCTGCTGGGAATAGCGGTGCCAGACAGAATGTAG
- a CDS encoding type III PLP-dependent enzyme domain-containing protein, producing MDKYTDLIHQTFDFPTEEFTVHNNELSFNGIPMMELVKQYGTPLRLTYLPKISSQIQKAKVLFKESMEKLNYQGTYTYCYCTKSSHFSFVLQEALKNDIHIETSSSFDMPIIRALYEQGKVSKDIFVVCNGYKRDLYRNYITGMINDGFKNVTPVLDDLNEIDHYQEKVEGTCQVGIRLASDEEPKFQFYTSRLGINYNDVVGLYESKIKDNPKFKLKMLHYFINTGIKDTSYYWSELSRFVHKYCEMKKICPDLDTIDIGGGFPIKTSIQFDYNYRYMIEEILRTIQRICKEEGVAEPNIFTEFGIYTVGESGAHIYSILDTKLQNDKELWYMIDGSFITNLPDTWALNQRYILMALNNWDKDYQRLNLGGLTCDSQDYYNSEMHSFQVFLPKVQKDQPEPQYIGFFHTGAYQESLSGYGGIKHCLIPSPKHVLINREEDGTLKSWVFAEEQNEESMLKILGYKS from the coding sequence ATGGATAAATACACCGACCTCATACACCAAACCTTCGATTTCCCGACCGAGGAATTTACGGTACACAACAACGAGCTGTCCTTCAACGGCATTCCCATGATGGAACTGGTGAAGCAGTACGGCACCCCACTCAGACTTACCTATCTCCCCAAAATCAGCTCCCAGATTCAGAAGGCCAAAGTGCTCTTCAAGGAGTCTATGGAGAAGCTGAATTACCAGGGTACTTATACCTACTGCTACTGCACCAAATCCAGCCATTTCTCCTTCGTGCTGCAAGAAGCGCTAAAGAACGACATCCACATTGAGACGTCTTCTTCCTTTGACATGCCAATCATCAGGGCTTTGTATGAGCAGGGCAAAGTGAGCAAAGACATTTTTGTGGTTTGCAACGGCTACAAACGTGATCTGTACCGCAACTACATCACGGGAATGATCAATGACGGTTTCAAGAACGTGACACCGGTGCTGGATGACTTGAATGAGATTGACCATTACCAGGAAAAGGTAGAAGGCACCTGCCAGGTGGGCATTAGACTGGCCTCTGACGAGGAGCCTAAGTTCCAGTTCTACACCTCGCGGTTGGGCATCAACTACAATGACGTGGTGGGTTTGTATGAGAGCAAGATTAAGGATAATCCTAAGTTCAAGCTCAAGATGCTCCATTACTTCATCAACACGGGCATCAAAGACACGTCTTATTACTGGTCTGAGCTGAGCCGTTTTGTGCACAAGTACTGCGAGATGAAGAAGATCTGCCCAGACTTGGACACCATTGACATTGGCGGCGGCTTCCCTATCAAGACCTCCATCCAGTTTGACTACAACTACCGCTACATGATTGAGGAGATCCTCAGAACCATCCAGCGTATTTGTAAGGAAGAAGGCGTAGCGGAGCCCAACATTTTCACCGAGTTTGGCATTTACACCGTGGGCGAAAGCGGTGCGCACATTTATTCCATCCTGGACACCAAGCTGCAGAACGACAAGGAGCTCTGGTACATGATTGACGGCTCTTTCATCACCAATCTGCCAGACACCTGGGCCTTGAACCAGCGCTACATCTTAATGGCGCTTAACAACTGGGACAAAGACTACCAGCGCCTGAACCTGGGCGGCTTGACCTGCGACAGCCAGGATTACTACAACTCAGAGATGCACTCGTTCCAGGTGTTCCTTCCTAAGGTGCAAAAAGATCAGCCTGAGCCGCAGTACATAGGTTTCTTCCACACGGGTGCGTACCAGGAGAGTCTGAGTGGGTACGGCGGCATCAAACACTGCCTCATTCCCAGCCCTAAACACGTGTTGATCAACAGGGAAGAAGACGGCACTTTAAAATCATGGGTGTTTGCCGAAGAGCAGAATGAAGAGTCTATGCTGAAGATACTTGGCTACAAGTCTTAA
- a CDS encoding arginase, which yields MKKIRLIEVKSELGAGTRGASLGVDALKIACLNQKSDYFQRFTTVEVPNLNDVLFEKNLFPHAKYIDSILQTYKRISATVEQTFELGMFPLVLAGDHSNAGGTIAGIKATYPDKTLGVIWVDAHADIHSPYTTPSGNMHGMPLAAALHEDNMDCKVNDPEPETIFFWESLKKVGTERPKMKHEHVVYIVTRSYEKPEVYLFDKHNIKNFTYPEVLAKGIEQVAQEALHRLKDCDIIYVSFDVDSLDSKFSKGTGTPVEVGLNVKQAKELCRALVSDPRVVCFEMVEINPTLDAENTMANNAFEILEHTTEGLLERLSKEA from the coding sequence ATGAAAAAAATACGACTAATTGAGGTGAAATCAGAGCTGGGGGCGGGCACCCGTGGGGCCAGTTTAGGAGTAGACGCGCTCAAAATTGCCTGCCTCAATCAAAAGTCAGATTATTTTCAACGGTTTACCACGGTAGAGGTTCCCAACCTCAACGACGTTCTCTTTGAAAAGAACCTGTTTCCGCATGCCAAGTACATTGACAGCATCTTACAGACGTATAAAAGAATAAGTGCCACGGTAGAACAGACGTTTGAACTGGGCATGTTCCCGTTGGTACTGGCCGGCGACCATTCCAACGCCGGTGGCACCATTGCGGGCATCAAGGCTACGTATCCAGACAAGACGCTGGGCGTGATCTGGGTAGACGCCCACGCCGACATCCACTCGCCCTACACTACGCCTTCTGGCAACATGCACGGCATGCCCCTGGCCGCCGCCCTGCATGAAGACAACATGGACTGCAAAGTGAACGACCCAGAACCAGAGACCATCTTCTTCTGGGAGTCTTTGAAGAAGGTTGGCACCGAGCGGCCCAAAATGAAACATGAGCATGTGGTGTACATTGTGACCCGCAGCTATGAAAAGCCCGAGGTATACCTGTTTGACAAGCACAACATCAAGAACTTCACCTACCCCGAGGTGCTGGCCAAAGGCATAGAGCAGGTAGCCCAGGAAGCCCTGCACCGCCTCAAAGACTGTGACATTATCTATGTGTCTTTTGACGTGGACAGCCTGGACTCCAAATTCTCTAAAGGCACGGGAACTCCGGTAGAGGTGGGCTTGAACGTAAAGCAGGCCAAGGAGCTTTGCAGAGCCCTGGTTAGCGACCCGCGCGTAGTATGCTTTGAGATGGTGGAGATCAACCCTACTCTGGATGCAGAGAACACCATGGCCAACAATGCGTTTGAAATCTTAGAACATACCACAGAAGGTCTTTTAGAGCGTCTTTCCAAAGAAGCCTAG